Proteins encoded in a region of the Mariprofundus ferrinatatus genome:
- a CDS encoding inositol monophosphatase family protein gives MLYVAVRAARRAGDLIARAFDERDSFKVHQKSDRDYVTDVDQRAEALILREIAQHYPDHGIVAEESAKRINPAASVQWYVDPLDGTTNFIHGYPHFAVSISAWKDGKPLLAVVHDPIRDETFEAKNGGGAFVNRRRLRATSEKRLDHALFASGMPSYQREHIDLFQARMDICMRAMDGYRRGGSAALDLAYVAAGRLDVYWEAGLKPWDIAAGYLLVQEAGGLATGLDGATIDLEKGDILAANPHLHSEVCTLLQSV, from the coding sequence GTGTTATATGTAGCTGTACGGGCCGCCAGGCGTGCCGGGGATCTGATTGCCAGGGCTTTTGATGAACGCGATAGTTTTAAAGTGCATCAGAAATCGGATCGGGACTATGTCACCGATGTAGATCAGCGTGCTGAAGCGCTGATCCTGAGGGAGATTGCCCAGCACTATCCGGATCACGGCATTGTCGCCGAGGAGAGTGCGAAGCGGATCAATCCTGCCGCATCCGTGCAGTGGTATGTCGACCCGCTTGATGGCACAACCAACTTTATTCACGGCTATCCCCATTTTGCCGTATCCATTTCTGCATGGAAGGATGGCAAGCCTCTGCTGGCAGTGGTCCACGATCCGATTCGTGATGAAACGTTTGAAGCAAAGAATGGCGGCGGTGCTTTTGTAAATAGGCGTCGCCTGCGTGCAACCTCAGAGAAGCGGTTGGATCATGCTCTTTTTGCTTCGGGTATGCCATCATATCAGCGTGAACATATTGACCTTTTCCAAGCGCGTATGGATATCTGTATGCGTGCTATGGATGGATACAGGCGTGGTGGTTCAGCAGCTCTAGATCTCGCATATGTGGCAGCCGGGCGCCTTGATGTTTACTGGGAGGCTGGCCTTAAGCCCTGGGATATTGCAGCCGGATATCTGCTGGTTCAGGAGGCGGGAGGCCTTGCGACAGGGCTTGACGGTGCAACTATCGATCTTGAAAAGGGCGATATACTGGCAGCCAATCCACACCTGCACAGCGAAGTGTGCACCCTTCTGCAGTCGGTCTGA
- a CDS encoding hybrid sensor histidine kinase/response regulator: MSYFNSVAAWLQNEAYTGDKPLAELQLQQTKARILLTIASLTYVILHGEYFQFYKVEALIYTGFYFIMNAAALISLRKQPFTILGSLFYPLLDVIIVAFGMLIDGGHASGIYFILPIIIIGNGLRFGNPMLIYSQILCLIGLFGSTAYGHYSLQLPIDYTLLFWQVFTLLAVPFYVYLIVKKVETAIYERNAAEQSSFQLIDKGPLPVFTFELDAGQNPQMLYANAAMFQLFHNKQSDIVGKPAEILVLPEDAEEMNKFCRAALFDGTSKNLIRPKTSYLRGIDASDRIIKLMASAIRMRWHENWIGVCFLLDITERETLQEELEAVYKEGYMSTLVAGIVHDFRNVLTNMIGNAEVLQMNSNDAAEKQQIESIIEAGERGSELVTHLLKLSRKSDPDQTSVCTAGIELQQPLDNIIGLARLQLPHNIRLICHIDAQLPDVAINVIEIEQILLNLINNSRQAITGTGRIEVNIGTASNKESGLSELCINVTDNGEGISKEDLDKVFKPFWTSRKNIGGTGIGLTMVQRIVKLHHGRIDISSPAGEHRTTVTVCIPSFQTEEKTKSGQSSYVNRIEEQSAGDHVVVQPQHVLLVDDMLDILHIHKAMLARMGHSAAMAESADQAMQLFNDEQQQFDLIITDFRMPGKDGLQMVKEIRQKDPTIPILMITAYGEDEQLQQAASYGVHLISKPVSINKMETGIRLALTQTPNQGH, translated from the coding sequence ATGTCATACTTCAACAGCGTTGCAGCGTGGCTTCAGAATGAAGCCTATACGGGTGACAAGCCCCTTGCCGAACTTCAGCTGCAGCAGACCAAGGCGCGCATTCTGCTCACCATAGCCAGCCTTACTTATGTAATCCTGCATGGTGAATACTTCCAGTTCTATAAAGTTGAGGCTCTGATTTATACGGGCTTCTACTTTATCATGAATGCCGCTGCACTGATCAGCCTGCGCAAGCAGCCCTTCACGATTCTCGGCTCCCTCTTCTATCCGCTTCTTGATGTTATTATTGTGGCTTTCGGCATGCTCATCGACGGCGGCCATGCCAGCGGCATCTACTTCATCCTGCCGATAATCATTATTGGCAACGGACTGCGCTTCGGCAACCCGATGCTGATCTACTCCCAGATACTGTGCCTGATCGGACTGTTTGGCTCAACCGCCTATGGGCATTATTCGCTGCAACTACCGATCGATTACACGCTTCTCTTCTGGCAGGTATTCACCCTCCTGGCCGTACCCTTTTATGTCTACCTGATCGTAAAAAAGGTGGAGACGGCGATCTATGAACGGAATGCTGCAGAGCAAAGTTCCTTCCAGCTGATAGACAAAGGTCCCCTGCCGGTCTTCACATTTGAACTCGATGCAGGCCAGAACCCGCAGATGCTCTATGCCAATGCGGCCATGTTTCAGCTATTTCATAATAAGCAGTCAGATATTGTCGGCAAGCCTGCTGAGATTCTGGTGCTGCCTGAAGACGCTGAGGAGATGAATAAATTCTGTCGTGCAGCACTTTTCGATGGGACTAGTAAGAATTTAATCCGTCCGAAGACCAGCTACCTAAGAGGCATTGATGCATCGGATCGTATCATCAAACTGATGGCTTCAGCCATCCGCATGCGCTGGCATGAGAACTGGATCGGCGTCTGCTTCCTGCTCGATATCACCGAACGTGAAACCCTTCAGGAGGAGCTGGAGGCCGTGTACAAGGAAGGCTACATGTCCACACTTGTTGCAGGCATTGTTCACGACTTCAGGAACGTACTGACCAACATGATCGGCAATGCTGAAGTGCTCCAGATGAACAGCAATGATGCAGCTGAGAAACAGCAGATTGAGTCGATTATCGAAGCCGGCGAGCGGGGTTCGGAGTTGGTTACCCATCTGTTGAAACTGAGCAGAAAAAGCGACCCCGATCAGACCAGTGTTTGCACCGCTGGCATCGAGCTTCAGCAGCCACTGGACAACATTATCGGGCTTGCACGTCTGCAACTGCCCCACAACATCCGTCTAATCTGCCACATTGATGCGCAGTTGCCGGATGTTGCAATCAACGTCATTGAGATCGAACAGATCCTTCTAAACCTGATCAACAACTCAAGGCAGGCGATCACCGGAACAGGCAGGATCGAGGTCAACATCGGCACTGCTTCCAACAAGGAAAGCGGTTTATCTGAACTCTGCATCAACGTAACCGACAATGGTGAAGGCATCAGCAAAGAGGATCTGGATAAGGTGTTCAAACCCTTCTGGACATCCAGAAAAAACATTGGCGGCACCGGCATCGGCCTGACCATGGTTCAGCGCATCGTAAAGCTTCACCACGGCCGCATTGACATCTCATCTCCTGCCGGTGAACACCGGACAACAGTCACGGTTTGCATCCCCTCCTTCCAAACTGAAGAGAAAACAAAATCCGGGCAGAGCTCCTATGTAAACCGGATAGAGGAGCAATCAGCTGGCGATCATGTGGTGGTCCAGCCACAGCACGTGCTGCTTGTCGACGATATGCTCGATATCCTGCATATTCACAAGGCGATGCTCGCCCGCATGGGCCACAGCGCAGCAATGGCAGAGTCTGCCGATCAGGCCATGCAACTGTTCAATGACGAACAGCAGCAGTTCGACCTGATTATAACGGACTTCCGCATGCCCGGTAAGGATGGCCTGCAGATGGTCAAAGAGATCCGGCAGAAAGACCCGACAATTCCGATTTTAATGATCACTGCATACGGTGAAGATGAGCAGCTGCAACAGGCAGCCAGCTACGGCGTTCATTTGATCAGTAAACCGGTATCTATCAACAAGATGGAAACCGGGATTCGGCTGGCACTGACTCAGACCCCGAATCAGGGTCACTGA
- the truA gene encoding tRNA pseudouridine(38-40) synthase TruA has product MALEFDGSAFHGWQQQDNAVSVQASLQEALAEIEGKPVSTVAAGRTDSGVHAEALLVHADVSAERWQRSHLAYIHGVNSKLPDTVRVVGVRAVNSDFHARFDCRERAYRYQIWNRNTPSAIYRWRHWWMPRPLDVDAMCEAALCCLGTHDFSTLRASGCQAAHAIRTISRINVKRSDGVITIEVAADAFLYHMVRNLVGNLVDVGLGRQSPEGFARLLDQKDRSKAAATAPAHGLYFVDAVYDGFSSRELIGNS; this is encoded by the coding sequence ATGGCACTGGAATTTGATGGCAGTGCGTTTCACGGCTGGCAGCAGCAGGATAACGCCGTTTCTGTGCAGGCTTCGTTGCAGGAAGCCTTGGCAGAGATCGAGGGTAAACCTGTTTCTACTGTTGCTGCAGGACGAACCGATAGCGGTGTTCATGCTGAGGCACTGCTGGTACATGCGGATGTCTCGGCAGAGCGATGGCAGCGATCACACCTGGCCTATATACACGGGGTTAACAGCAAGCTTCCGGATACGGTCAGGGTAGTGGGAGTACGCGCTGTAAACTCCGATTTCCATGCCCGATTCGATTGCAGAGAGAGGGCATACCGCTATCAGATATGGAATCGCAACACCCCTTCTGCGATCTATCGCTGGCGACACTGGTGGATGCCCCGGCCGCTCGATGTTGATGCGATGTGCGAAGCTGCTTTATGCTGCCTTGGCACGCACGATTTCAGCACGCTTCGAGCTTCAGGATGTCAGGCGGCCCACGCAATCCGGACAATCAGCCGGATTAATGTGAAGCGATCCGATGGGGTGATTACCATCGAGGTGGCTGCCGATGCCTTCCTCTATCATATGGTCCGTAACCTGGTGGGGAATCTGGTAGATGTTGGATTGGGAAGGCAGAGCCCGGAAGGGTTTGCGCGACTGCTGGATCAGAAAGACAGAAGCAAGGCCGCAGCGACTGCACCTGCCCATGGCCTCTACTTTGTCGATGCAGTCTATGATGGCTTCAGCTCCCGTGAACTGATTGGCAATAGCTGA
- a CDS encoding FimV/HubP family polar landmark protein yields MNRVGHIFRLVWFGLALYLFTGVTFAASLEKIEVNSRLGEPFYAEVPLQLEESELVSKVFVEIAAASDYRIFEVYRDAAVNGIRAEVTSDSRGARVKLSSSNAIRAPFFNLIVKIRHGRVAHFKKYPVFLETPKNVVQAAEKAPLPAVKVETADDSVSSAAVVAVEDVPVEEIKKVEYFEGWARTSRYGPIVRGDMLSTVVHRLRVDKRYTLSQISVALFEKNKAKFDKENMNLLLSGSYLDVPTAAEVERLSTSEAYKVFKEHDKQFQELKNQPRYAAEAEAQRTRYSKRVSVGQVADGVASAPVAAPAAAVDEKSEPVVPARDKVDVTVSGEVAPVAADNLIPEGGESSQSAILSELSMQNEILQQKLAESEKRIEALSQKVDQAGAAASDAKVERLEILVSRLQEELVQARAQASQSGGLDWIVWVLIGLVVILLVVVVLLMRREPAHPSEAAAVSKASEPVEHEMSSEMEEPSVTDVSETEEGHGEAAPVNEGGDKADVFNLSEDLTETDTAEMVMLDSTTLEGDTHTDYLSEVDVYIRYGMEEEALQQLELALRASPSNVEAHIRKAELLHTRGDTDGFNAAKDAAMAALTGAALAQFNATITGLTSAESELDTYDFSSGEASSQESSSEEGAEGFDSSETAGAEEGPVLDYDISYLDSPEDEVAETDEPEVETSQAEPASEADKQDDELDWLHAAPFEDEAAETGEPEVETSQAEPASEADKQDDELDWLHAAPFEDEAAETGEPEVETSQAEPASEADKQDDELDWLHAAPFEDEAEHDSEGNEDDEAITLNVMDDENSEIEAILDEFEDDSSKEISLEGDSINMERTAEELPESEGTIEIESDTGIGEELGNLIEDFSSDQEEPDELSESSETKAEQDADELEKELTATQHLDNLLGAFDSEDDFDFSRDNELISFDVDEDLQAESKPEEDDDEFGATQHLDSFISGFSGNEEGSDLIEFEESSALNGAEDISSEDQDSTQQFENNSALLTDQEGEPEADRSAGGERVDHDATQELDQLLSQFGDEDEDKDKKP; encoded by the coding sequence ATGAATCGAGTAGGACACATTTTTCGACTGGTCTGGTTTGGCCTGGCACTGTATCTGTTCACAGGCGTTACCTTTGCCGCATCGCTTGAGAAAATCGAGGTCAACTCCCGACTGGGAGAGCCTTTCTACGCTGAAGTTCCGCTGCAACTGGAAGAGAGCGAGCTGGTATCCAAGGTCTTTGTCGAAATCGCTGCGGCTTCCGATTACAGGATTTTCGAGGTTTACCGCGACGCTGCGGTTAACGGTATTCGTGCTGAAGTAACCAGTGATTCCCGCGGTGCCCGTGTCAAACTCAGCTCAAGTAATGCGATTCGAGCGCCATTTTTCAATCTGATCGTCAAAATCCGCCATGGGCGCGTAGCCCATTTCAAGAAGTACCCTGTTTTTCTCGAAACCCCGAAAAATGTGGTTCAGGCTGCTGAAAAAGCACCGCTTCCTGCTGTTAAGGTGGAGACGGCAGATGATTCTGTAAGTTCTGCCGCCGTAGTTGCCGTTGAAGATGTGCCGGTCGAGGAAATTAAAAAGGTCGAGTACTTTGAGGGATGGGCAAGAACCAGTCGTTATGGACCGATTGTTCGTGGCGATATGCTTAGTACCGTCGTTCATCGCCTGCGTGTTGATAAGCGCTATACGCTTTCTCAGATTTCGGTTGCGCTTTTTGAAAAGAACAAAGCGAAATTTGATAAGGAAAACATGAACCTGCTGCTCAGTGGCAGCTATCTTGATGTTCCGACTGCGGCAGAAGTAGAGAGACTCTCCACCAGTGAAGCTTATAAGGTCTTCAAAGAGCATGATAAACAGTTTCAGGAACTTAAGAATCAGCCGCGATATGCGGCTGAAGCTGAAGCACAGCGTACCCGTTACAGCAAGCGCGTTAGCGTAGGACAGGTCGCAGACGGGGTGGCATCGGCACCTGTTGCGGCCCCAGCAGCTGCTGTAGATGAGAAATCTGAGCCTGTTGTTCCTGCCAGGGATAAAGTTGATGTAACCGTTTCAGGGGAGGTGGCGCCTGTTGCTGCTGATAACCTGATACCAGAGGGTGGTGAGAGCAGCCAGAGCGCGATTCTTTCTGAACTGAGTATGCAGAACGAGATACTGCAGCAGAAACTTGCAGAGAGTGAGAAACGTATCGAGGCGCTGAGCCAGAAGGTGGATCAGGCCGGAGCAGCTGCATCCGATGCCAAGGTTGAAAGGCTGGAGATTCTTGTGTCCCGCTTGCAGGAGGAGTTGGTGCAGGCAAGGGCCCAGGCCTCGCAGTCTGGAGGCTTGGACTGGATTGTCTGGGTGTTAATTGGCCTGGTTGTTATTCTGTTGGTGGTGGTTGTGCTGTTGATGCGCAGGGAGCCAGCGCACCCATCTGAAGCAGCTGCTGTCAGTAAAGCAAGTGAACCGGTTGAGCATGAGATGTCGTCCGAAATGGAAGAGCCCTCCGTCACAGATGTGAGCGAAACAGAGGAAGGGCATGGTGAAGCTGCTCCTGTAAATGAAGGGGGGGACAAGGCTGACGTTTTCAATCTCTCTGAGGACCTTACCGAGACCGACACTGCTGAGATGGTGATGCTGGATTCAACTACATTGGAAGGTGACACGCACACCGATTATCTCTCTGAGGTTGATGTCTATATCCGCTATGGCATGGAAGAGGAGGCGTTGCAGCAATTGGAACTTGCCCTGCGTGCAAGCCCGAGCAATGTTGAGGCCCATATTCGTAAGGCTGAACTTCTGCATACCAGAGGTGATACGGATGGTTTTAATGCAGCCAAGGATGCAGCCATGGCTGCTCTTACCGGTGCTGCACTGGCGCAGTTCAATGCTACGATCACAGGGCTGACTTCCGCCGAATCTGAATTGGATACATATGATTTTTCTTCTGGAGAGGCCTCTTCTCAAGAGAGCTCTTCTGAAGAGGGGGCTGAAGGATTTGACTCCTCTGAGACAGCCGGAGCTGAAGAGGGGCCGGTGCTGGATTATGACATTTCCTATCTGGATTCGCCTGAAGATGAAGTTGCAGAAACGGATGAGCCAGAGGTTGAAACCTCTCAGGCTGAACCGGCTTCTGAAGCCGATAAACAGGACGATGAACTTGATTGGCTTCATGCTGCCCCGTTTGAAGATGAAGCTGCTGAAACGGGTGAACCTGAGGTTGAAACCTCTCAGGCTGAGCCGGCTTCTGAAGCCGATAAACAGGACGATGAACTTGATTGGCTTCATGCTGCCCCGTTTGAAGATGAAGCTGCTGAAACGGGTGAACCTGAGGTTGAAACTTCTCAGGCTGAGCCTGCTTCTGAAGCCGATAAACAGGACGATGAACTTGATTGGCTTCATGCTGCCCCGTTCGAAGATGAAGCGGAGCATGATTCAGAGGGAAATGAGGATGATGAAGCCATTACTCTGAATGTTATGGATGACGAGAACAGTGAGATCGAAGCGATTCTTGATGAATTTGAGGATGACAGTTCGAAAGAGATATCCCTTGAAGGTGACTCTATCAATATGGAGCGCACAGCAGAGGAGCTTCCGGAGTCTGAAGGCACCATTGAGATTGAGTCTGATACCGGAATTGGTGAGGAGCTGGGCAATCTGATTGAGGACTTTTCAAGTGATCAGGAAGAGCCGGATGAACTGTCTGAGTCTTCTGAGACAAAGGCGGAACAGGATGCTGATGAACTGGAAAAAGAGCTTACCGCCACCCAGCATCTGGATAACTTGCTTGGCGCTTTCGATAGTGAAGACGATTTCGATTTCAGCAGAGATAATGAGTTGATCTCATTCGATGTTGATGAGGACCTGCAAGCGGAGAGCAAACCTGAAGAGGATGATGACGAATTCGGAGCTACGCAGCATCTGGATTCATTTATTAGTGGTTTTTCCGGCAATGAAGAAGGGAGTGATTTGATCGAGTTCGAAGAGAGCAGCGCATTAAATGGCGCTGAAGATATCTCATCCGAAGATCAGGATTCAACCCAGCAGTTCGAGAATAATAGTGCCCTTTTAACAGACCAGGAGGGCGAACCGGAAGCTGACAGATCGGCAGGTGGTGAGAGGGTTGATCACGATGCAACCCAGGAGCTGGACCAGTTGTTGAGTCAATTCGGCGATGAGGATGAGGACAAGGATAAAAAACCCTGA
- a CDS encoding aspartate-semialdehyde dehydrogenase, whose product MSTEPFLPKKDEGYVVAVVGATGAVGKTMLEILAERNFPIDELYPVASSRSAGSTIEFRGKEYVVQDLETFDPTGVDIALFSAGGGTSKTHAPRFAAAGCYVIDNSSAWRMDDDICLVVPEVNPHALEMARENKIIANPNCSTIQMVVALKPLHDAVPIERVVVSTYQAVSGAGGKAMDELAKQTAQLLNGQSAEVNVFPARIAFNVIPHIDVFMDDGYTKEERKMMDETRKIMESEIAVTATTVRVPVFYGHSESVNITFSGPMDAVTARRLLADAEGVCVVDDPAGEDYPMPSEAAGTDPVWVGRIRDDQSCANSLHLWVVADNVRKGAALNAVQIAEILIPHS is encoded by the coding sequence GTGAGCACAGAACCGTTTTTGCCGAAAAAAGATGAGGGCTATGTCGTAGCCGTGGTGGGGGCGACCGGTGCGGTTGGTAAGACCATGCTGGAGATTCTTGCGGAGCGTAATTTCCCGATTGACGAACTTTATCCGGTGGCGTCGAGTCGCAGTGCCGGCTCAACCATTGAGTTCAGGGGCAAGGAGTATGTTGTCCAGGATCTCGAAACCTTTGATCCGACCGGTGTTGATATCGCACTGTTCTCTGCAGGTGGCGGCACCTCAAAAACACATGCTCCTCGTTTTGCGGCAGCGGGATGCTACGTAATTGACAACTCAAGCGCCTGGCGGATGGATGATGATATCTGCCTCGTTGTTCCAGAGGTGAATCCCCATGCGCTGGAGATGGCGCGTGAGAACAAGATCATCGCTAACCCCAACTGCTCGACCATTCAGATGGTTGTGGCGTTGAAACCACTACACGATGCCGTGCCGATTGAACGGGTGGTGGTCTCCACCTATCAGGCAGTGAGTGGCGCCGGCGGTAAGGCGATGGATGAACTGGCCAAGCAGACGGCACAGCTGCTCAATGGCCAGAGTGCTGAAGTGAATGTTTTTCCTGCCCGGATCGCTTTCAATGTGATTCCACATATCGACGTCTTTATGGATGACGGATATACCAAAGAAGAGCGAAAGATGATGGATGAGACGCGCAAGATCATGGAATCTGAGATCGCCGTCACAGCAACGACCGTTCGCGTTCCCGTATTCTATGGTCATTCGGAATCCGTCAATATCACCTTTTCCGGACCGATGGATGCAGTAACGGCACGCAGGTTGCTGGCTGATGCTGAAGGTGTTTGTGTTGTCGATGATCCTGCAGGAGAAGATTATCCGATGCCGAGTGAGGCCGCTGGAACTGATCCGGTTTGGGTGGGCAGGATTCGCGATGACCAAAGCTGCGCAAACTCTTTGCATTTATGGGTTGTTGCCGATAACGTACGTAAAGGCGCGGCTCTAAATGCTGTGCAGATAGCGGAAATTCTGATTCCTCACTCATAG
- the leuB gene encoding 3-isopropylmalate dehydrogenase, whose product MAVKIAVLPGDGIGKEIVDEALKVLEVLNRNFGLDATWEEAAIGGAGYDEAGDPYPEATQRLVKACDAVLLGAVGGPKWEPLAKPLRPEAGLLRIREDLGLFANYRPAKVHDQLLNASTLKPEVISGVDILVVRELVSGIYFGQPRGIEELPNGEKRGFNTLAYKTSEIERIARKAFEAARLRSNRVCSIDKANVLEATEYWREVVTALHAAEYSDVELSHMYVDNAAMQLIRNPKQFDVIVTTNMFGDILSDEASMLTGSIGMLPSASIGEEFAMYEPIHGSAPDIAGQDKANPLATILSAAMMLRFSLNRPDLADKVEQAVENTLNNGVRTVDLADGGASVSCSGMGDAVCKELEALA is encoded by the coding sequence ATGGCTGTAAAGATTGCAGTATTGCCCGGTGATGGTATCGGTAAAGAGATTGTCGATGAGGCCCTGAAGGTGCTTGAGGTGCTGAATCGCAACTTTGGTCTGGATGCTACATGGGAAGAGGCCGCGATTGGCGGTGCCGGTTACGATGAAGCGGGTGATCCATATCCTGAGGCGACTCAGAGGCTGGTAAAAGCGTGTGATGCAGTGCTGCTCGGTGCAGTGGGTGGACCGAAATGGGAGCCGCTTGCAAAACCGCTACGTCCTGAGGCTGGGCTGCTGCGTATCCGTGAGGATCTCGGCCTGTTTGCCAACTACCGTCCGGCCAAGGTGCATGATCAGCTTCTGAACGCCTCCACGCTTAAGCCGGAAGTGATCAGCGGTGTCGATATCCTGGTGGTGCGTGAACTGGTTTCAGGCATCTATTTCGGCCAGCCGCGCGGCATTGAAGAGCTTCCGAATGGTGAGAAGCGTGGTTTTAATACACTGGCCTACAAGACCAGTGAGATTGAGCGTATTGCACGCAAGGCGTTTGAGGCAGCCCGTCTGCGCTCTAACCGTGTCTGCTCGATCGACAAGGCGAATGTGCTTGAGGCAACCGAGTACTGGCGTGAGGTGGTTACAGCCCTGCATGCAGCTGAGTACAGCGATGTCGAGCTTTCACACATGTATGTTGACAATGCGGCGATGCAGCTGATCCGTAATCCGAAACAGTTCGACGTCATTGTTACCACCAATATGTTCGGCGACATTCTCTCCGATGAAGCATCTATGCTGACCGGTTCCATCGGCATGCTTCCATCAGCCTCGATCGGCGAAGAGTTTGCCATGTATGAGCCGATTCACGGCTCGGCTCCTGATATTGCAGGCCAGGACAAGGCCAACCCGCTGGCAACCATTCTCTCGGCTGCCATGATGCTGCGATTCTCACTGAATCGCCCCGACCTGGCTGACAAGGTGGAGCAGGCGGTAGAGAATACGCTCAACAACGGTGTGCGCACCGTTGATCTTGCCGATGGCGGAGCATCCGTAAGCTGCTCGGGCATGGGTGATGCAGTCTGTAAGGAACTGGAGGCGCTGGCGTGA
- the nrdR gene encoding transcriptional regulator NrdR, protein MYCPYCANDDTRVVDSRVVEDGAAVRRRRECEKCGKRFSTYERAELKLPLVVKKDGTRQAFDVGKIHAGMQKALEKRPVSADQLEKGVNAVLRAVQEQGESEIAAESVGAYVMEQLRRLDGVAYVRFASVYREFKDVDDFLAAVKTAVGKKE, encoded by the coding sequence ATGTATTGCCCCTATTGTGCCAATGACGATACGCGCGTGGTTGATTCACGCGTGGTCGAGGATGGTGCGGCTGTTCGCCGCCGCCGTGAGTGCGAGAAGTGTGGTAAGCGATTCTCCACATATGAGCGTGCCGAACTGAAGCTGCCGCTGGTAGTAAAGAAGGATGGCACGCGTCAGGCCTTCGATGTGGGCAAAATCCATGCCGGCATGCAAAAGGCGCTGGAGAAGCGGCCTGTTTCGGCAGATCAGCTTGAGAAGGGTGTCAATGCGGTGTTGCGCGCCGTTCAGGAGCAGGGTGAGTCGGAGATTGCCGCTGAGAGTGTCGGCGCTTATGTGATGGAGCAGTTGCGCAGGCTCGATGGCGTGGCCTATGTGCGTTTCGCCTCGGTGTATAGAGAATTCAAGGATGTGGATGATTTTCTGGCAGCGGTCAAAACCGCAGTCGGAAAGAAGGAGTAG
- the glyA gene encoding serine hydroxymethyltransferase, with product MSDRSQFFNAPLADTVVKDAIAAELGRQQHTLELIASENIVSRAVMEAQGSVMTNKYAEGYPGRRYYGGCEHVDVVESLAQQRACEIFGVKHANVQPHSGSQANMAVYMATLNPGDTVMGMDLSHGGHLTHGSPVNFSGRLYEVVAYGVRQDNELIDYDVMQKMAEVQRPKMIIGGASAYERGIDFARMREIADKVGAILMVDMAHYAGLIAAGVYPSPVGHAHVITTTTHKTLRGPRGGMILTDDDELAKKINSRIFPGIQGGPLMHVIAAKAVAFGEALGDQFKEDQKQVIANARALAATLTEGGLRIVSGGTDCHMFRVDVRPQGITGKQAEEALEAAGITTNKNTIPFDPESPFVTSGIRIGASVITARGMKESDASLIGEMILQVLKAPEDAAIHAAVLDEVHKLTNRFPIYES from the coding sequence ATGTCTGATCGCAGTCAGTTTTTTAATGCACCGCTTGCCGATACGGTTGTCAAAGATGCCATAGCCGCCGAACTTGGCCGCCAGCAGCACACGCTGGAGCTCATTGCCAGTGAAAATATCGTATCCCGGGCCGTGATGGAGGCGCAGGGCTCCGTGATGACCAATAAGTATGCCGAAGGCTATCCTGGCCGTCGTTATTACGGTGGTTGTGAGCATGTGGATGTGGTTGAGTCACTGGCGCAGCAGCGCGCCTGTGAGATCTTCGGCGTCAAGCATGCCAACGTACAGCCACACTCTGGCTCCCAGGCCAACATGGCCGTTTATATGGCGACCCTTAACCCGGGTGATACTGTCATGGGTATGGATCTCTCGCACGGAGGTCACCTGACCCACGGTTCTCCGGTTAACTTCTCCGGCCGCCTCTACGAGGTTGTTGCCTACGGTGTACGTCAGGATAACGAGCTGATCGATTATGATGTGATGCAGAAGATGGCAGAAGTACAGCGTCCGAAGATGATTATCGGCGGTGCATCGGCTTATGAGCGCGGAATCGATTTTGCGCGTATGCGCGAAATTGCAGACAAGGTGGGCGCGATCCTGATGGTGGATATGGCGCATTATGCAGGTCTGATTGCGGCTGGCGTTTACCCGAGCCCGGTAGGACATGCGCATGTAATCACCACGACCACCCATAAAACACTGCGTGGTCCACGCGGCGGCATGATCCTGACCGACGATGATGAATTGGCGAAGAAGATCAATTCGCGCATCTTCCCTGGCATTCAGGGCGGCCCGCTGATGCATGTGATTGCAGCCAAGGCGGTTGCATTCGGCGAGGCGCTTGGCGATCAGTTCAAGGAAGACCAGAAGCAGGTGATTGCCAATGCGCGTGCACTGGCTGCAACCCTTACAGAGGGAGGTCTGCGTATCGTTTCTGGCGGTACCGACTGCCATATGTTCCGCGTTGATGTCCGTCCGCAGGGAATCACCGGCAAGCAGGCCGAAGAGGCACTGGAAGCTGCCGGCATTACCACCAATAAGAATACCATTCCGTTCGATCCTGAATCACCGTTTGTCACCTCCGGTATCCGTATCGGTGCATCGGTCATCACAGCGCGCGGCATGAAAGAGTCGGATGCCTCCCTGATTGGCGAAATGATCCTGCAGGTATTGAAAGCACCGGAAGATGCGGCGATCCATGCGGCAGTGCTGGATGAGGTTCATAAGCTGACGAATCGGTTCCCGATTTACGAGAGTTAA